One stretch of Miscanthus floridulus cultivar M001 chromosome 18, ASM1932011v1, whole genome shotgun sequence DNA includes these proteins:
- the LOC136520494 gene encoding uncharacterized protein codes for MNPPAEISSSTQLLLDEIRKIFHNYEAKWDRKFTEQDGAREASPGVLVLSPSAADGVELVADNCGGFFEQPADIPFAPTQTVAVVVDNWGGLFEQPPDNRSAPTQAAAVVADNWGGLFEQPVHIWEVRDLESTDQIRIESCLTSTVCIAPAPIASAAIREIEPEESLPAYYLHQIQEPEEKLQDTDITTLEEALSKPEAGMQALARPPRLRVSPVAPAHDAVFDSELSGTAGKAAPPTSLDCRSCTRCPRPTSTDSTSSVRGGS; via the coding sequence ATGAATCCCCCTGCCGAGATCTCTTCTTCTACCCAACTCCTCCTCGACGAAATCCGCAAAATCTTCCACAACTACGAAGCGAAGTGGGATCGGAAATTCACCGAGCAGGACGGCGCACGCGAGGCCTCTCCGGGCGTCCTCGTTCTGTCTCCGTCTGCTGCGGACGGAGTCGAGTTGGTAGCCGACAACTGCGGCGGATTCTTCGAGCAGCCCGCCGACATCCCCTTCGCTCCGACCCAGACTGTTGCCGTCGTCGTCGACAACTGGGGTGGGCTCTTCGAGCAGCCCCCCGACAACCGCTCCGCTCCGACCCAGGCTGCTGCCGTCGTCGCCGACAACTGGGGTGGGCTGTTCGAGCAGCCTGTCCACATCTGGGAGGTGCGCGACCTCGAGTCCACCGACCAGATCCGCATCGAGAGCTGCCTCACCTCCACCGTCTGCATCGCGCCCGCGCCCATCGCTTCCGCTGCCATCAGGGAGATTGAGCCCGAGGAGTCTCTCCCCGCGTACTACCTGCACCAGATCCAGGAgcccgaggagaagctgcaggaCACCGACATCACGACCCTCGAGGAGGCACTCTCCAAGCCAGAGGCTGGGATGCAGGCGCTCGCCAGGCCGCCCCGCCTCCGCGTCTCACCTGTTGCGCCCGCGCACGACGCCGTTTTCGACTCCGAGCTCTCCGGTACTGCAGGCAAGGCTGCCCCACCGACGAGCCTAGACTGTCGCTCATGTACCCGCTGCCCCAGACCGACCTCGACCGACTCTACGAGCTCGGTGCGCGGCGGGAGCTGA